The sequence GTAATTAAATTCTACTTAAGATGCATCCCTCTCTCCAATATGATCTAGTATACttaataacaaaagaaaaatgaggacaTAGTATGAGGGATGGCTAATATTTTAGCTGGATCATAGCAGCCCATCATGATTACTGATAAAAATTATTCATGTTACAACTGTTTGAGAGAATGAGATAGAAGTCGTCAGGAAGACTTCTGTGAAATTACTGAACCACATAGTTCTTAAACAAATACTTCCTTGACTTAGCAATTCTCAAGGTCTTCTCAGTTACTGAGATTGTAAACCTTTGGCCCAAACCTACAGACGCCGAAAAAGAAGTCACTGCATGCCATCGTGTGGATATCTCAAGAACAGCAGCATCTGGTCTGAAAAGGTggatttgttaaaaaaaaaaaaaaaaaaaggcgtGGGGACgagggggaagaagggaagaacaCAAATGTGTATGTCCTTGAATACAAATATCGTGAGGGAACTCATTGCAGAAAATAGAGGGGTTTTGTTTTCGTTTCTTGCTTTTCAGCTAAAATAAACTAGCAGCGCTAATGGCTGTAAGGCCACACTGTCAACTGTTAATGGTCTGTCATTAGTTAAGCAACTAGGCAATGACTTCATGATTTAGACTTCATATCCAAGACACTTCCATTACAAAACCTTTAAACACCCTTTGCAGCATTATTCTCTACCCACgcagagacagcagaacagaATTGACCTGCTAGCAGCATACTTAGGATACTTTCCACTTTGTTGTCTTACATACATACCATCATGATTCTGTTGCGAGTTCCAGCTACACATATGGTCATTCCCTAAGACAGTCAAAGCTACTCAAGCTGAAGTAATGAATTTAAATGTTATCATGAAAAGGATGGCAGGGAATTAAGAGAAAtgacagaaggaaagaagaggatAAGTTTGAGGCAAAAtcaattagatttttttttgccttcttatATAAAACAGCTTGTGTCCACAGCTTCCATGAACAGTCAGTGctttataatataatatataagtCCATTTCTCCAAACAATTCCAATTTTAAAAAGGTATTTATTTGGAATATAATTAAATACAAGCACAAGGCATAGATGTTCACATTGCTTTTCCACATTAAAAAACTAGCAAACCAAATTAAACGTAagtcctgaaatatttttatggcTCATATCAAACTGTTGAAATTAGAAACTGTTCTAGAAGGGGGTGGCGGGAGGAAGAAAGTGCCAGTTCACCTCAGGGTTTTTCTGGATGGTGTTTCTGGATAACAGTTATGTGTTTAAACACAAATATGCTTCTGTGCAGCATAGCAGTGCTGAATGAGACTCCAGAACTCAAATGGCCTATAGTTTCACTGATACAAAGAGACCgtctgctgctgggctggctgttcTGTAGTTTACCAAGATTATGGATATCTTTCACATAATACTATTTTGAACTCATGCCACCTCAAATTTACTTAAGTTGGATCAGGCAGGGCAATAGAAAAAAGAGTGCTAATCATCTAAATACATTAATAAGCTATATCAACGTGAAGAGACAGGAAGTGAAGGAAGAGAAATGCTCATGTAAcccttctttttccttggagcGAACATAGAATGAGCACTGCTCTCTTGGTGCTTTTTTGCAAAGGAGACCCCTGCACTAGCAACGGTAATGGCAGAAGGGGAGATGTGAGCATGTTGGTTAAAAGCAGAGGTTGGGTAAAAATTGTTTGGATTTAGTTTAGTTTGCTGTTGGGGTTTGGTTGTTTGGattattgcttttgttttaagcAAGGAACTGCAGTTCGCTGGAGCATGTCACAAAAAGACCTGTTCTAGCGGCTTTCCTGAATGTCTGCTGTGCACTGAAGCACTTTGTGTTTTCTGAGCGAAAAGGCAAATCCAGGGCTACCAAGGGAGCAACAATCCCTATGTACACGCGTGGGCGCGGGGTGCAAGCTGCAGCCTTTCAGGTAAGAGGGTCGGGCTGTGGCAGCGGGAGCGCAGCGGGAGCACAGCAGTCGCAGCAGTCACTGCAGTTTCCATCGAAGAAACTGCAGGACGGGCCAGGCCCAGCTGCCCTCGGAGAGCAGAGTGTGACGAACCCCgcgggcaggagcacaggtcaCGGCGCTTTGCCACCGACGAGCGACACCGCCCGGCTGCGCACGGCGAAGCTCACCGCCCTCACCAGGCACCGCCCGCCCAGCCGCGGCCGTCCCCGGCGAGGGAGGGCACACTGGGCATGCGGCGCGGGCACGTCCACTcgggagggtgggcaggggccgCGGAGCGCTGCGTGGCTCGCCGGCTCGAGCGGTTCCTCCCCTGTCGTTGGTAGCGCCCCGTGCGGAGGGCGGTGGTGAGCGGCGCAGCGGCGCGGCGGGCTCGGGGCGCCGGCGCCTCAGCGCAGGGCCATGAGGCACCTGCCGTACTTCTGCCGCGGGGAGGTGGTGAAGGGCTTCGGCAGGGGCTCCAAGGAGCTGGGCATCCCCACCGGTGAGCGGGCGCGGAGGGCGCGTCTTCCCGGAACTGCACGGGCAGGGTGTCCGCGGGGCTGGGCCCAGCCGTGGGGTTGCGGGTCCGCGCCGGGTCCCGGGAGCGCTGCCGCCggccaggggctgggccggggtTCTGCAGCCCCGGCCTGTGTCGCGGCCCTCGGGCGGAGCCGTGCCGTGCTCCTGCCCCGCAGCCGTGCGGCAGCGCTGTGACTAAGCTCGCCTGACCTCggcggccgccccgccgccctgcagggctgagctttTGTTATGATTTGCGATTTCCGAGAACGGCCCTGCCTTATTACCTACCAGCGTTTTCCCGACGCCTTTCTTCCCCCTCTCCTGCACTGCTTAGATTCTCGCACCTTCCCTTCTGTTATTCCCTGCACCCCCGTCTGTAAAGAGGCTTCCCTGAATCTTTATATTTGTTCCTTTTCTCATCTAGTGATCGTCACGATATACAGGATGTAGATGAGTGTCACGTTCTCGTGTGGCAGCCTGGGAAAATATCCCTTCGCATAAATCTCTGATAGGAGTAGGAAAGGGAGTAGGCATTGGGAATCGCTGCAAGGAAGAAAGTTTTAGGGGAATAAAGCAGAGTTTGAAACAGAGCAGGTGGGCTTGGCCTACAGAGAATATATTTTCCTATCGCCCATCTCTGTTTCACGTGTCTAAATGCAGGCAGATGAATACTGCAAGAAAATTTTGAGTGTTCTTAAGCACACACTGAAGTCAGTAGTCATGTTGCACTACATCTAACAGACATGAAACTTTATAAGACCACTCTTGTAGTGCCGGATTTCTCACATCTGTTTCTGAGaacatttcacatttttctcctgGTTGTTTATAAATGATGTGTTGGTATtagggagcagggaaagaaagcTGTACCTATCTGTTGAGCTTTTATAAAAATTTGGTAACCATTCTTTCAAATCAGTTTGGTATCTTGCATTAAGAGATCTATTCAGCTTGGAAATAGGGGTAGGATAGTAATTTTGAGAGAAGATTCAAATTAgccaaaaggaaattttattttactgtaaatACATAGTTTTCAAAGGAAATCTCAAGTCCACAGATGCCTCTGAAAGGGAACTTGTGCAAAACTGACAGATGACTAAACAGTGATTACGTTTGCTTCTACATAGTTTATTTCATCAGTAAATATTTTACTAATAAGTAGTTCTGAGATGCTATTTTATAGTGCAGAAGAAAGTTGACTTTTTCCCTCTCGTTTTTCCTCGTGGTAAAGCTGTGGTAATTGTCCTAAGAATGAAATGTGTTCTGGCTGTATGTATGATGTATTTATTAATTACTActgcagaagagaaagaaaactatACAatacagtgtgtgtgtgtgtgtgtgtaggagtTATAATAATTCTGGTGTTGCCACAGCAACTAAATTTTATGAAGCTGTTTTATACTTTGCTGATGGTCCGTCTCATTATTCTTATCATCACCAGTGTTATGTTTGCAAATAGTATGTAGGCAGAGTTTGGCTTTTAAGTACTTGAAGATCCTGTTATATACTTGATTTACACAAAGTCACTTACACTTTATAAAATTTTTGCAGCTAACTTTTCTGAGCAAGTAGTTGAAAGCTTTCCATCTGATATCCCTACTGGTATATACTATGGATGGGCCTGTGTTGGAAATGGAGATGTGCATAAAATGGTTGTGAGCATAGGATGGAATCCCTTCTATAAGAATATTAAGAAATCAGTGGtaagaattttgctttttgtgggatttttattgTAATAAAAAACTGGATTAATTTTAACAAGATACACAGAATTTGATTGATGAATGGTATCTAGAAATTTGTGTACCATTGGAAATACATTTGTTatctatttaatatttatattctgAAAAGAATATGCTCTCTGTAACCAGAGAGTATGCAGAGGAAGTTGAgtaaagtttttctttcttccattcCACCATTTCTGAACTacttccaaaattaaaatataatagtACTTGAAATGATGGTAGCTTAACTTGCTGATAACAAATTAAGCATGAACTTGGTAAACACATAGAATTTACTGGTTATGACACCCTGGCATAAGCTGGAACATAGCAATAATCTATTGTTCTCTGCAATGTATCTGCATTTCATATAGGAGATGTTGGGGCAGCTTAATTTGTAAtgaatttcttcttctcttAAATGATGAAATGGATACGTAAGATGCTGCGGCTTAAGGTACCCCATAAATACTTGAAGGCATATAAGGGTGTAAGGATGGAGAAGTTCAAATCCTGAGCTGTAacagctgtggggttttttgttgacAAGTGCTGGTGCTTTTCCTGCAAAGCTCTCTTTTATTTGctgaaaacaattttatttcttcatgaaTTTCTACTTCTAAGTGTTTGTCTTTGGAAAATCCATACTTAAAAATTTCTTTGCAGATAACTTTTCTGAGCAAGTAGTTAAAAGCTTCCCAAATAATAGCTCTGCTGGTAGATGCTATGGGTTGGCTTGTTTTGGATATGCATAAAAAAGTTCTGAGTGTCAGGTCTGTGTCTTAGTCTGGACTTGCTCTTGCATTTTATCATTCAGTTCCCTTAGGGGATAGGTGTAGAAGCTCTCCTTGAGGCAGCTACTTCTATCAAAATCTTCATAGTTATTTTAATGTATCCACTTGTTGATGAAACACTAACGTTTCCTGCCTTGGAAATCTTAACTCTGAGAAGTTTTGAAGCACGGCTCCTGATGTCTAGGGgtgtgggttttgggtttttttaattggtttgttgggtctttttgtttggttaggggggtttttgttgttttggttttgttgttttttttttttccattccttttctctttaaacactttttaaggaagtaatttttttaattccatgCAGAATGCAATTCTACTTCCTAATACAAACTAAAGCCCTGGCCTTTTTATTTTGGATTATACATGCTGTACTAaatgtcctttttattttttgtcttttaagcagaatttGAATGTTGGATATTAGGCCTACATGCTTATAGAGAGAGAAATAAACTCTTTAAGTTCATAGTAATTGTCCACTTACTTCTCTTCCTTTAGGAAACACACATTATCCACACCTTCAAAGAAGACTTTTATGGAGAAATTCTTAGTATAGTCATAACTGGATACATTCGACCCGAAAAAAACTTTGATTCCTTAGGTCAGTATGAAGGTCTCCCTCAGACTAGTTTCTTTTTTGCCTTACTCATGCAAGTTCTGTGTCTTCACTGTACCTCCTTCCATCCTGAGATGTTTTATTGGTTAACCTTTAAAATGTCAGTAAAATGTTTTCgtaatttaaaaccaaaaaagacaTACCCCCACATCTTCTTATGTATCACACTAAAAACCTGCACTTTTATTTCCCTTGTCTAGGGAGTAATGTTAAAATCATGGGCTTGTCATGAAAGTCAAGTgtactaatttatttttaaaatgcagttttgttAGTATTGAAACAGAGCTGCTAATATGTCTTTTGACAAATGAAGAGGATAGTGGTGGTAACAGGCATAAATGCAACTTtagcatgttaaaaaaaaagattttaaaagcagagaattCTGCCTTTCAATAGTTACATTCTACTTCTGTGATTGTTGTTTGATATATTGTGATGCCTTATTTTCACTTGTTATTGTGTTCAGAATAcagaaaaacttttaaatattcCTATTCTTACCTTTTTCAGATGCGCTCATTTCGGCAATTCAGGAAGATATTGAAGAAGCAAAAAGACAGCTAGATCTACCAGAACATCTTAAACTCaaagaagataatttttttcatctgccAGAAGGCAAAATAGTAAACAATCGCTGAGAAAAGCCATacagccttttttctttttattttctttttttttttatttctttctttttttttttcttattttcttccctgtcaTGGAGCTTTTGTATTTGCACTGCTCTCATAGATACTTTTGTGTCATATGTCTGTTAGGTGACTGAGATCAGAACCAACCATACAAGAtgacttctgttttctttggttGAGTCATCATTAGTCATACAAAAGAGCTAGAAGGCTGTACTACTGGTTGTAGATAAACAATGTATGATGTATCCTAATGTTACCAGGTCTTTGGAGATCTGAGCACATTTAGAACATGACCAAAGTTAATTGTAATCATGAGGTGTGGTTAGCTCATTTAATGAAGAATGTCTGTTCTTAACCTAATGTTCCATAATGTCCCATTTTCTGTGTCATTCTTAGATCTGAGTTTTAGCTTAGAAAATGTTGGTATTGATTGACTCAGAAAATTCCAGTGCTTAGATAGATAACAATAGTAAGATTAATTCCCTATAGTTCTTGATTTTTTATATGCTACACAGCTGTTATGGTTGAAGCTGTTActttaattgaaattatttattttaagtttaTTTGAGATGGAAGAAATCGCTGTTGCTCATTGTGTTGCTAGAATCTGAATTATATTTCTTCACACTTGACTGAATATATGATAACACATGATTGTGTAGTTTAATTCTGAAGAGGTGTTTcacttaatttcaaaatatgagTAAAAGTGTGAAAGCTGATAAACTTTAAGGTTCAGGCGTAAAAGATGCAGAAACAATATAACAAGACTGCTGCTCATTGCATCTTAAAGGAAAATAGGTAGTGAGACACCTATTTGCATTTTATGTGCTGCTGATATTTTTCATAGGGAGATCTTGAGGTTATTTACTGCACTGGCAATAAAATGTCTGACTTCAAGGTTGACATTATTGTAAGGCACAGAAAAATCTCATCAACACTCTGCACTAAGTGCAGGTAAGAGCCAAGGTTTTGGCAGACCAAGTAGATAAATACACAAATGAAAACCTTTGGGGATTTATTAGATAATGTATCAACACTATAAAGAatattgattattttttataagTAGCTGCAGACAGTCCTACTCTGAAATATGGGGATACAAGtgggggttggactagatgatctctgAAGGTCTCTTACAACCCTAACTATTCTGTGATGGATTAGTGGAAGGAGTATGATGAGAGTTGATAGTAATTTGAAAAATAGTTTGAAAAAAGTATGTAATGTGCGATTCAATACCAAGTCTTCTTTTCCTCTGATAAATTTTTCTATCCCTTGGTGAATGGAAGCAGATTAGCTATAGTGACTGCCACAACCATAAGTTTTTGAATCACCCTCTGATGGATGTGATGGGACATACTCTAAAATTCAAAGTACTTCTTTAAATATCAGCTGTGATTCTCTGTCTGAGCTACAATGTTCAATATGGAACGCACAATTTCTGTAGTGAAATTTGATGAATTTACTCCTTGTCCTGTTCTAATCCTACTTTTCACTCTAGAATTTAGAAGAGTTTTAGCAAGGTAGCTGATTCGGTCTTTGTGGCAGGTGGTGCTGTCAAGATGATAGTTTCACTTCATACTGCTTTAAATTCTAGCCAGTATCATGGGCTATTATTAGGGAAGAGATCTTGAGGAAATCAAGGGTTCATGTTTGCTCTTTAGGACTTCaggagaaaatttaattttgcttaAATGAATTGTTCACCAGTGGTGTTGATAGCAGAGGCAGATACAATACATTTGGGAGAGAGGGACATGGGACAATATATTATCTTTtaaaggagaagagaaataatttaGTGGGCTTTTTACTATATAATGTGTTGGAAACTATTTCTAAAAAGTCTGTAAAAGAATTGTCTTGCAAGATTGAtgattgaaattttaaaaaggagagataaaaggagaaaattttttgcTAAGAGTTTATGCATTCTTCAGATTTGTAGCAACATTAAAATCATATATTTTACTACTCCTTCTAGAGAATAAACAGAAGCCACACCAGTCACCAGAGAATGTTGTCAACATTAGATTGTTGTTCATCATGGTACTGTAGCTGAGCACTCATAGCTGcctttaaaattgatttttgccAGTGATGTCTTGGGTCTGTTGTGGAAACTATGGTGCCTTAGGCTGTTCTGAATAATACTTTTCTGTATCTGCTAATAAATGCCACTGTCAAAAATTCAACTCACCATTTGATTGTAGAACTGCTGTGCTATGGATAAAGAACAGTAGCAAAGGGAAAACTTGAAAGGCTTAGCTTGCTCTCAAATCCTAGCTGAGGAATGATATATGGATACACTGAACTAAGAAACTGCTCTTTATGTGTTTGTCTTCAAAGAGAGTGTGTTAGTACATCCATTTGGCTGAGTGTACCTGACCATATTATTTAAGAGAAAATGTTATACATCACTCTTTAAGCTCAATACATAATTCCTAGCACagtaaaaactttatttttgtattatgTACAAGTAGCTGTATTTTGGTTGATGATGTTGCACTGTACTATTACTAAAGGAACTGTAATTGATAAAGTTAACCTTCTTGTCTtggatttcctttcctttgccaCTCCTAGCAATGTTAGTTGTTTCAGTTTTAGGCAGAGCTTTATGGGGGTGACTGCCTTATTTTGAACTTCTAAATCTTCACATGATTTTGTATTCCTCTTTGTTACTGAAGGGGCAGTGATGAAATCCACAGAATAATGTCAGTTACAGGGTGATCATGAGGTCTTTAGGAGTatctaacaaaaaaaatccactcaaGAATCATGGCTTAAAAATTAGTCCTtctcaaaattaattaatttgtaaAGATAAGTCTTAAATGATTAACAGCTCTAGAACTGTTTATTGtcagaaatgtgaaggaacAATTTTAAGGCTTAGTCTATTCTCTTGGCTGTCGGACCATACTGACAACAAATAACAGCACTTCCATACACTTGTGTGAAGACTCTGTTCTTCATAGTAAGGGGCTATAAAGAGCATCCTCTTGTGTATTATTATGTATCCAGCAATGctaaaaaaattgctttgttttgtcCCTTTAAGGTAGATTACCTGCTGAGTGTTATTTATTCCCTTTGGCATAGTTTGAAAGTGCTGAACCACTTTAAAAGACAAGTGGAAAATTTCTGTTGTAAATGctctctggttttttttcagttctctgTAGCTCAAGAAGATCCTAAAGAAGACAGAAGTAGTCCTTTTTGCCAGTGCACTTCTGGATTGTGTTTTACTTTGCAATAAATTCAAACTCTCTATTTGTGATTAAACACTATTTAAACTACTGGATTTAGATTAATTAGGGGTTGATGTGTAGAATGAGGAATACTGTGGAGGTACTTGGTGGAAGAAGTCACGTCATAAATGCAGTTCCATTGGGAAACCTACTACAAGATTATGATGAAAACCATCAGCGTTGGGGAACGCAGTAATTCTGTAAGAAAGTCAGCATAGAAAATCCATGCAGTAGTAAGAATTTCTCTAAAACACTGATTTTCCTCCTATTCACACACATCTTCTTTCCCCCCAGAAGTCCATTTTGAAATATATTGGACTGTTGCCATCCTATCCCATATATGTTATATCTTCATTTCCAGTCCAAATCACTTCATGTTCTTATAGTAGTTGCTTATGTGAGAAGGAAACATTGATTTTCAGCCTCTTATTAACAGCTGTGGCTTTGCTTTATTCTCCAGATCTGTGGTTCCAAGTAAAAGGAAAGCCAAATCAGCTGGTAGGAAAGTAAGTGGTTTGGATTTTCCTCTCTGGTGGTAGAATGTATTATAGTACACACTCATCTGGCAACAGcagttttaaaaactgaaattatgtGAAGTTGAGTAGGAGGagtctttgttttaaatgaCCTGGTAGAGTAGGTTAGAATGCCATTTTTGATGTTTTGGAGGAACTGTCCTACTCTTCCAATACTGCAGTTGTATTCTCATAGCTGTGTTGGTATAAGGCTAAAGAAAAGGGGGTTGGTAGAGcagctatatttttttttattaggtTAAGAATAGTCAGAAGCAGAGAAGCTAACAAGGACACAAATACTGCTCACTTTTAACCTTAGGCTAGAAACACAAAACGTTTTTaactttagaaaaaaatgaagagtgGTTGTGTGGCCTGAGCCTGCTTTTCCCAGTTGTATCCGTTTGGtttaatcacatttttttcaCTCCACAAATCTGTGTGCAAGATGCTGTAGCTGTTTCAAAGCCAATGAGGTAATTTTGGCATGATGATGCAGATTGCTATCCATTGAAATAGGTACTTGCTAGTGAACTGTTTTATGAAAAGcacagaagttttaaaaaacataGGAGGAAAGGCGACATGTGACAAATCAGCTTTAAGTAAGCCCGGCCTATTCTGGTGATAGTGCAGAGGCAAGCCTCAcagtttggcttttttctgcttttcatttttaaatgtcagcaaagccagCCATAAAGCCCTTAAATGCCAGTACTGCTCTTCAGCAAGGTCATACCTTGGGATTTTGCTACAGTGAAAGCAACCTGCGCTGTCTGCCAGTTTGAAGTCACCATAGCAGGTTGGGCAGCAGCCTTCTTCACTGTA is a genomic window of Ammospiza nelsoni isolate bAmmNel1 chromosome Z, bAmmNel1.pri, whole genome shotgun sequence containing:
- the RFK gene encoding riboflavin kinase gives rise to the protein MRHLPYFCRGEVVKGFGRGSKELGIPTANFSEQVVESFPSDIPTGIYYGWACVGNGDVHKMVVSIGWNPFYKNIKKSVETHIIHTFKEDFYGEILSIVITGYIRPEKNFDSLDALISAIQEDIEEAKRQLDLPEHLKLKEDNFFHLPEGKIVNNR